A region of Toxorhynchites rutilus septentrionalis strain SRP chromosome 1, ASM2978413v1, whole genome shotgun sequence DNA encodes the following proteins:
- the LOC129772263 gene encoding probable cytosolic iron-sulfur protein assembly protein Ciao1 → MGKLILVQCLAGHRGRVWGAGWHPKGNTLATCGEDKTIRVWAEDSNKRWVAKTVLSDGHSRTIRDVAWSPCGQYLASASFDATVAIWDKKSGEFECNATLEGHENEVKSVAWSTSGSTLATCSRDKSVWVWEVAQEDEYECAAVLNSHSQDVKKVEWHPHEDILASASYDNTIKLYKEDLADSDWSDFDTLISHESTVWSISFDSTGTRLASCSDDQTVKIWQEYKPGNEFGVNCPDKVPVWKCVCTLSGYHSRSVYDISWCKQSGLLATACGDDMIRIFKETNDSKPQELIFEMVASKHAHSQDVNTVEWNPAVPGLLVTTSDDGDVKLWQFEQDE, encoded by the exons ATGGGTAAATTGATTCTGGTGCAGTGTCTAGCTGGTCACAGGGGCCGCGTTTGGGGCGCTGGTTGGCACCCCAAGGGAAACACCCTGGCGACCTGTGGTGAGGACAAAACTATTCGTGTGTGGGCCGAGGATAGCAACAAACGGTGGGTTGCGAAAACGGTTCTCTCGGATGGTCACAGCAGAACGATTCGTGATGTTGCGTGGTCTCCCTGTGGGCagtatttggcttcggccagtTTCGATGCTACGGTAGCAATTTGGGATAAAAAGTCAG GAGAGTTTGAGTGCAATGCCACTCTGGAGGGTCACGAAAACGAAGTCAAGAGCGTTGCGTGGTCCACATCTGGATCTACACTGGCGACATGCAGTCGGGATAAGTCAGTCTGGGTGTGGGAAGTGGCCCAAGAGGACGAGTACGAATGTGCGGCCGTTCTGAACAGTCACTCACAGGACGTGAAGAAAGTCGAATGGCATCCCCACGAGGATATACTGGCCTCGGCCAGTTATGACAACACTATCAAATTGTATAAGGAAGATTTGGCGGACAGTGATTGGAGCGATTTTGACACGCTGATCTCGCACGAGTCAACGGTTTGGAGCATTTCCTTCGACAGCACCGGTACACGGTTGGCTTCCTGCAGCGACGATCAAACGGTGAAGATATGGCAGGAGTACAAACCGGGAAATGAATTCGGAGTAAACTGCCCGGATAAGGTTCCTGTTTGGAAATGCGTTTGCACGCTCTCCGGATACCACAGTCGGAGCGTTTACGACATTAGTTGGTGCAAGCAGAGTGGTCTACTAGCAACCGCCTGTGGGGACGATATGATTCGAATATTTAAAGAAACGAACGATTCTAAGCCACAAGAGCTAATCTTCGAAATGGTCGCTTCGAAACATGCGCACTCGCAGGATGTAAACACGGTCGAGTGGAATCCAGCGGTTCCCGGGCTGCTGGTGACCACGAGTGACGACGGCGATGTTAAGTTGTGGCAATTCGAGCAGGATGAGTGA
- the LOC129772279 gene encoding uncharacterized protein LOC129772279 — MHFSAIYLVFYLIFQYQEIACGKKSNPDKPECVPVQRFVAAYTSFLKQIPWHIFPVNTFCTDELCVYDYDKASYWFHNATSDELCKAQNFNHNRLNVVQTLHDQMELIWGGAHCQNCVDHKNETDNFFTLVQALDECIMFNSAQPCEPCAENYTHVQDYYKEITTVSKGEICFDIEDRMNHTRYSWSAVYKCCKDKQHSTKAFIGFATAICSLPVIFYTMMYFITMRKESRAQAAMAPLMDDQPDEEDVAGDPQPGCSSDGLVSEPDLFHDDVSIANNLDQTGVKEGQFIALDRDQLVDTEMNITEEHPADGDDVSMLQIRVDNLLN, encoded by the exons atgcatttttcGGCAATATACTTGGTATTTTACCTAATTTTCCAATATCAGGAGATCGCGTGTGG CAAGAAATCCAATCCCGATAAACCCGAATGTGTGCCTGTGCAAAGATTCGTTGCTGCATACACGAGTTTCCTGAAACAGATACCGTGGCACATTTTTCCAGTGAATACGTTCTGTACAGATGAACTTTGTGTGTATGATTATGATAAAGCGAGTTACTGGTTCCACAACGCGACCTCCGATGAACTATGCAAGGCTCAAAATTTTAACCATAACAGGTTGAATGTAGTCCAAACTTTGCACGATCAGATGGAATTAATTTGGGGTGGAGCTCACTGCCAGAATTGTGTCGACCATAAGAACGAAACGGATAACTTTTTCACGCTTGTTCAAGCGTTGGACGAATGCATAATGTTCAATTCAGCCCAGCCTTGTGAACCTTGCGCGGAGAACTATACCCATGTACAGGATTACTACAAAGAGATCACGACTGTGAGCAAAGGTGAAATTTGTTTCGACATCGAAGACCGGATGAACCATACCCGATACAGCTGGAGCGCTGTGTATAAGTGCTGCAAGGATAAGCAGCACTCGACGAAGGCGTTCATAGGTTTTGCCACGGCGATTTGTTCCCTGCCAGTGATCTTTTACACGATGATGTATTTCATAACAATGCGCAAGGAATCTCGGGCGCAAGCGGCTATGGCTCCGTTGATGGACGACCAACCCGATGAAGAAGATGTGGCCGGAGATCCGCAACCAGGTTGTAGCAGCGATGGGTTAGTCTCTGAGCCGGATCTATTTCACGATGACGTTTCAATAGCGAACAATTTGGATCAAACGGGAGTGAAGGAAGGGCAGTTTATAGCGCTCGATCGGGATCAGCTAGTGGACACGGAAATGAACATAACGGAAGAGCATCCAGCAGATGGAGATGATGTTAGTATGTTGCAGATAAGGGTGGATAATTTACTCAACTAA